From Acidipropionibacterium acidipropionici, one genomic window encodes:
- a CDS encoding HIT family protein, with protein sequence MASVFTKIIRHEIPARIIWEDDVTVAFLDAHPQAHGHTLVVPREEIDEWTDMPTDLSAHLFRVVSSVGKAQRDVFDCARVGVVIQGYGVPHAHVHVFPTRSPADFDDSLAMTTPDPGQMDAAAQRLRAELTGIASFTDPGHDVPLR encoded by the coding sequence ATGGCGAGCGTGTTCACGAAGATCATCCGGCATGAGATTCCAGCGCGGATCATATGGGAGGACGATGTCACCGTCGCATTTCTGGACGCCCACCCGCAGGCCCACGGGCACACCTTGGTGGTTCCGCGCGAGGAGATCGACGAATGGACCGACATGCCCACCGACCTGTCAGCGCATCTCTTCCGGGTCGTGAGCAGCGTCGGCAAGGCTCAGCGGGACGTCTTCGACTGTGCACGAGTCGGCGTCGTCATTCAGGGATACGGCGTGCCCCACGCGCATGTGCATGTGTTCCCCACCAGGAGCCCCGCGGACTTCGATGACTCGCTGGCGATGACTACACCGGACCCCGGACAGATGGACGCGGCGGCGCAGAGGCTGCGTGCTGAGCTCACCGGGATCGCGTCGTTCACAGATCCAGGGCACGACGTCCCTCTTCGGTGA
- a CDS encoding YdeI/OmpD-associated family protein, translated as MSDEHEGLEVVEFSDVEELRNWLTTAGTAHPGVWVRLRRASSSVPSITFRDLLVEGIAHGWSESTRHGCDDDSYLQKFTPRRSRGTASQRNLGIARELDSQGRLTEEGRRALDL; from the coding sequence ATGAGTGATGAGCACGAGGGACTCGAGGTCGTCGAGTTCAGCGACGTCGAGGAGCTGCGGAACTGGTTGACGACCGCCGGAACAGCCCATCCCGGCGTGTGGGTGAGGCTGCGCAGGGCGTCGTCGTCAGTGCCCTCGATCACCTTCCGCGACCTGCTCGTCGAGGGGATCGCCCACGGATGGAGCGAGAGCACGAGACATGGATGTGACGACGACTCCTACCTCCAGAAGTTCACGCCCAGGCGCTCCCGGGGCACTGCCTCGCAGCGCAACCTGGGGATCGCCCGGGAGCTGGATTCCCAGGGCCGGCTCACCGAAGAGGGACGTCGTGCCCTGGATCTGTGA
- a CDS encoding UPF0158 family protein — protein MPDFDLDMIATAMDDSQMEAYLNPASGGVYFGAYGEVLGDDGEVLEEIPDDWLEIPGTPSRVAYLEMEDFAELVSVDRLREKLLRALEGRGPFRRFRDVVHNDPTEIGRIWSRYRDARAQLRSAEWLGEESLLTGADLERTTSGIRATIKALSALVQSWPPADE, from the coding sequence ATGCCCGACTTCGATCTTGACATGATCGCCACGGCGATGGACGACTCCCAGATGGAGGCGTATCTGAATCCGGCATCCGGCGGGGTGTACTTCGGTGCGTACGGGGAGGTCCTCGGAGACGACGGCGAGGTGCTTGAGGAGATACCTGACGACTGGCTGGAGATCCCCGGCACCCCGAGCAGGGTCGCCTACCTCGAGATGGAGGACTTCGCCGAGCTGGTCTCCGTGGATCGGTTGCGCGAGAAGCTCCTGCGCGCACTGGAGGGACGCGGGCCGTTCCGGCGGTTCAGAGACGTCGTCCACAACGATCCCACCGAGATCGGGAGGATCTGGAGCCGGTACCGGGACGCACGAGCGCAGCTGCGCTCCGCCGAATGGCTGGGCGAGGAGTCCCTGCTCACCGGCGCCGACCTCGAGCGCACCACCTCCGGCATCCGGGCCACCATCAAGGCACTGTCGGCCCTCGTGCAGTCGTGGCCGCCCGCGGACGAGTGA
- the pyrE gene encoding orotate phosphoribosyltransferase — MTISNPTLARQVAEGLLNVGAVSLKPDDPFTWASGLHSPIYCDNRVTLSDPDTRSLIASGLATLVDENFPDVQVVAGTATAGIAHAALAADRLSKPMVYVRSKPKDHGKGNQIEGRLAEGASVVMVEDLISTGGSVLDAAAAVQREGGRVLGVLAIFSYELEKGRRAFEEAGLPLYTLSNYPTLIEVAAVSGRISADQRAALATWSADPQAWSDAH; from the coding sequence ATGACCATCTCGAACCCCACCCTGGCCCGACAGGTCGCCGAAGGACTGCTGAACGTCGGCGCAGTCTCCCTGAAGCCCGACGACCCGTTCACCTGGGCGTCGGGCCTCCACTCGCCAATCTACTGCGACAACCGCGTCACCCTGTCGGACCCGGACACCCGGTCTCTCATCGCGTCGGGGCTGGCTACCCTGGTGGATGAGAACTTTCCCGACGTCCAGGTGGTCGCGGGCACCGCGACGGCCGGCATCGCCCACGCCGCCCTGGCCGCCGACCGGCTGTCGAAGCCCATGGTCTACGTGCGTTCCAAGCCCAAGGATCACGGCAAGGGCAACCAGATCGAGGGACGCCTGGCCGAGGGGGCCTCGGTGGTGATGGTCGAGGATCTCATCTCCACCGGCGGGTCCGTGCTCGACGCCGCGGCGGCCGTGCAGCGGGAGGGCGGCCGGGTGCTCGGCGTCCTGGCGATCTTCTCCTACGAGCTGGAGAAGGGCCGCCGGGCCTTCGAGGAGGCCGGGCTGCCGCTGTACACCCTGTCGAACTACCCGACGCTCATCGAGGTGGCCGCCGTGTCGGGGCGTATCAGTGCGGACCAGCGGGCCGCACTGGCCACCTGGTCGGCCGACCCGCAGGCCTGGTCCGACGCCCATTGA
- the pyrF gene encoding orotidine-5'-phosphate decarboxylase gives MDTSRPIIALDVPSADEALALVARFGDEPLFLKVGMELFYASGPSTVTRLKEAGHDVFCDLKLHDIPNTVKRAAASLAGLGADLLTVHAAGGRAMMEAALEGLSGAANDPAVVAITQLTSTSEQAMHTEQLIDVPLAESVVHYAELAQQAGLAGVVCSAQEAGRIAEATGDGFLRVTPGIRPAGSAVGDQSRVATPENAAGLGSSAIVVGRPITRAEDPVAAYHAIKAAWNTGRSN, from the coding sequence ATGGACACCTCCCGCCCGATCATCGCCCTCGACGTGCCCAGCGCCGACGAGGCCCTGGCACTGGTCGCCCGCTTCGGCGACGAGCCGCTCTTCCTCAAGGTCGGGATGGAGCTGTTCTACGCCTCCGGACCGAGCACCGTCACCCGGCTCAAGGAGGCCGGCCACGACGTCTTCTGCGACCTCAAACTCCACGACATCCCCAACACCGTCAAGCGGGCCGCCGCCAGCCTCGCCGGGCTCGGCGCCGACCTTCTCACCGTCCACGCCGCCGGAGGGCGGGCCATGATGGAGGCCGCGCTGGAGGGCCTGTCAGGCGCCGCCAACGATCCCGCCGTGGTGGCCATCACCCAGCTCACCTCCACCTCCGAGCAGGCCATGCACACCGAGCAGCTCATCGACGTCCCGCTGGCCGAGTCCGTCGTCCACTACGCCGAACTGGCCCAGCAGGCCGGGCTGGCCGGGGTGGTCTGCTCCGCCCAGGAGGCCGGCCGGATCGCGGAGGCCACCGGAGACGGATTCCTGCGCGTCACCCCCGGCATCCGCCCCGCCGGATCGGCTGTCGGCGACCAGTCGCGGGTCGCCACCCCGGAGAACGCCGCCGGACTGGGATCCAGCGCCATCGTCGTCGGCCGCCCCATCACCCGTGCCGAGGACCCCGTCGCCGCGTACCACGCCATCAAGGCGGCCTGGAACACCGGCCGCAGCAACTGA
- a CDS encoding dihydroorotate dehydrogenase, with protein sequence MNRLAVSLPGLELRNPIMPASGCFGFGAEYADYYDLSRLGSIMIKATTLEPRRGNPVPRVAETPSGMLNAIGLQNPGLDAVMAEKLPWLAEHFPDLPIIANVAGTTTEDYVEVSRAISTAPNVAALEINISCPNVRHGGITFGTDPRVAADLTEQIVAVSQVPVYMKLSPNVTDVTEIARAIAGAGAHGLTLINTLTGMRLDLRCRRPVIANRTGGLSGPAVLPIAVRMIDAVTRAVNIPVIGMGGVTTAADALEMMLAGASAVGVGTANFTDPLACPRIIDGLEPLMDELGIGTLDELRSDVRSEHRPTTDPNHH encoded by the coding sequence GTGAATCGTCTGGCCGTGTCCCTGCCCGGACTGGAGTTGCGCAATCCGATCATGCCCGCCTCGGGCTGCTTCGGATTCGGCGCCGAGTACGCCGACTACTACGATCTGAGCCGGCTCGGCTCCATCATGATCAAGGCCACCACCCTGGAGCCGCGACGCGGCAACCCGGTGCCACGGGTCGCCGAGACCCCCTCGGGGATGCTCAACGCCATCGGCCTGCAGAATCCCGGCCTGGACGCCGTGATGGCCGAGAAACTGCCGTGGCTGGCGGAGCACTTCCCTGACCTGCCCATCATCGCCAACGTCGCCGGCACCACCACCGAGGACTACGTCGAGGTCTCGCGGGCCATCTCGACCGCACCCAACGTCGCCGCCCTGGAGATCAACATCTCCTGCCCCAACGTGCGCCACGGCGGCATCACCTTCGGCACTGATCCGAGGGTGGCCGCCGACCTCACCGAGCAGATCGTCGCCGTCTCCCAGGTGCCGGTGTACATGAAGCTGTCTCCCAACGTCACCGACGTCACCGAGATCGCCCGGGCGATCGCAGGCGCCGGGGCCCACGGCCTGACCCTCATCAACACCCTCACCGGGATGCGGCTGGACCTGCGATGCCGTCGCCCCGTCATCGCCAATCGCACCGGTGGACTGTCGGGCCCGGCCGTCCTGCCGATCGCGGTGCGGATGATCGACGCCGTCACCCGGGCCGTCAACATCCCCGTCATCGGCATGGGCGGGGTCACCACGGCAGCCGACGCCCTCGAGATGATGCTCGCCGGCGCCTCGGCGGTGGGGGTGGGCACCGCCAACTTCACCGACCCGCTGGCCTGCCCGAGGATCATCGACGGCCTGGAGCCGCTGATGGACGAACTGGGCATCGGCACCCTCGACGAACTGCGGTCCGACGTGCGGTCCGAGCACCGCCCCACCACAGACCCGAATCACCACTGA
- a CDS encoding dihydroorotate dehydrogenase electron transfer subunit, with translation MRTRSTPLPGTQLLEVVANDEIARGVHALVLRRPDAAGSAPDPGTFLDLLPVLPAARGGAPVLRRPISIADSSADGRDLTVILRIVGEGTRALCELPVGTTVDSLGLLGHGFDPDAVAPGGRALLIGGGVGVPPLHLLARRLVERDVTVQLRLGFRDADDVFWADRFAELGQVLISTDDGSAGSRGTVADLESVPGAAEFSPDAVYACGPLPMLRYVQRAFGPQMPTQLSLEERMACGVGACYACVVTDAADPGHQHRICYDGPVFDAQEVVL, from the coding sequence ATGAGGACCAGATCGACGCCCCTGCCCGGCACGCAGTTGCTGGAGGTCGTGGCCAACGACGAGATCGCCCGCGGCGTACACGCCCTGGTGCTGCGGCGCCCCGACGCCGCCGGGTCAGCCCCGGATCCGGGCACCTTCCTCGACCTGCTGCCGGTGCTGCCGGCGGCCCGGGGCGGGGCGCCGGTGCTGCGCCGGCCCATCTCCATCGCCGACAGCTCGGCCGACGGCCGCGATCTCACCGTCATCCTCCGGATCGTCGGGGAGGGCACCAGGGCGCTGTGCGAGCTGCCTGTCGGAACGACGGTCGACAGCCTCGGGCTGCTCGGTCACGGGTTCGACCCGGACGCCGTTGCGCCCGGGGGCCGGGCCCTGCTGATCGGCGGGGGAGTGGGCGTCCCGCCGCTCCACCTGCTGGCCCGCCGGCTCGTCGAGCGCGACGTCACCGTGCAGCTTCGGCTGGGATTCCGCGACGCCGACGACGTCTTCTGGGCCGATCGGTTCGCCGAGCTCGGCCAGGTGCTCATCTCCACCGACGACGGCTCGGCCGGGTCCCGGGGCACGGTCGCCGACCTCGAATCGGTGCCCGGGGCGGCGGAGTTCAGCCCCGACGCCGTCTACGCCTGCGGCCCGCTGCCGATGCTGCGATACGTGCAGCGGGCCTTCGGCCCGCAGATGCCCACCCAGCTGTCCCTGGAGGAGAGGATGGCCTGCGGGGTCGGCGCCTGCTACGCCTGCGTCGTCACCGACGCCGCCGATCCGGGCCACCAGCACCGCATCTGCTACGACGGGCCCGTTTTCGACGCCCAGGAGGTCGTGCTGTGA
- the carB gene encoding carbamoyl-phosphate synthase large subunit, which produces MPRRTDLHRILVIGSGPIVIGQAAEFDYAGTQACLALKEEGYEVILVNSNPATIMTDREIADRVYIEPITLEFVSQILRRERPDAIVPTLGGQTGLNMATELAGSGILDELGIELLGTDLDAISKAEDRDLFKQLMDELGQPVPASEICHTVVEAVEVGARIGYPLIVRPAYTLGGTGGGICNDEAELVRIVGKGLELSPVTECLVEQSIAGFKEIEYEMMRDSADNTMVVCNMENFDPVGVHTGDSIVFAPTQTLTDREHEMLRDASIEIVRALGIEGGCNVQLALDPDSFQYYVIEVNPRVSRSSALASKATGYPIAKIAAKIAVGLTLDEIRNPVTGTTWSMFEPMLDYVVAKIPRWPFDKFARADRRLGTQMKATGEVMSIGRTIEESLLKAVRSLEIGLDHINDPAVTNLPDDVLEEHLLHARDDRLFCLAEAIRRGRTIGELHEQTRIDLFFLDKLAHILEIEDRLRVTPGDTESLWIAKRNGFSDPAIARIWGMTADQVRDARLAAGFRPVYKMVDTCAGEFASETPYFYSTYEVENESVRSERPSILVLGSGPIRIGQGIEFDYATVHSVKAIQAAGYEAIIMNSNPETVSTDFSVSDKLYFQPLTVEDVLDVIELEQPEGVIVQFGGQTAINLAGPLAAHGVRILGTQLEDLDRAEDREGFEKLLHELDIPQAPGGMAHNPAEALDVAEGLGYPVLVRPSYVIGGRAMAIVNSAHELERYMHEAVHVSPDRPILIDRYLQGAECEVDAICDGTDVVIPGIMEHIERAGVHSGDSMAVCPPQRMSRQVKDRITEVTSRLALGLNTRGILNIQFVVMDGVVYVIEANPRASRTVPFLSKVTGTSMAQVATRVILGQSLAEQGLKPGLMPESHRIHVKSPVFSFSKLDLVDSHLGPEMKSTGEVMGSDDTVEKALYKVFEGAGLHVPEFGKVLITVADNAKPEALELARRFDRIGFQLVGTKGTAAYFREAGLNIDVAHKIGSTEAGSTESVLDLIARAGCDAVINVMSNGQDTIIDGKQIRRAAIARGIPLFTSLDTASAICRVMESRAFSTEVI; this is translated from the coding sequence ATGCCTCGCCGCACGGACCTCCACCGGATCCTCGTCATCGGATCCGGCCCCATCGTCATCGGCCAGGCCGCCGAGTTCGACTACGCCGGCACCCAGGCCTGCCTGGCGCTGAAGGAGGAGGGCTACGAGGTCATCCTCGTCAACTCCAACCCGGCCACCATCATGACCGACCGCGAGATCGCCGACCGGGTCTACATCGAGCCCATCACCCTGGAATTCGTCTCCCAGATCCTGCGCCGGGAGCGCCCCGACGCCATCGTGCCCACCCTCGGCGGCCAGACCGGCCTCAACATGGCCACCGAACTGGCCGGCTCCGGGATCCTCGACGAGCTGGGCATCGAACTGCTCGGCACCGACCTGGACGCCATCTCCAAGGCCGAGGACCGCGACCTGTTCAAGCAGCTGATGGACGAGCTCGGCCAGCCCGTGCCGGCCTCCGAGATCTGCCACACCGTCGTCGAGGCCGTGGAGGTGGGAGCGCGGATCGGCTACCCGCTCATCGTGCGGCCCGCCTACACCCTGGGCGGCACCGGCGGCGGCATCTGCAATGACGAGGCGGAACTCGTGCGCATCGTCGGCAAGGGGCTGGAGCTCTCACCGGTCACCGAGTGCCTCGTCGAGCAGTCGATCGCCGGGTTCAAGGAGATCGAGTACGAGATGATGCGCGACTCCGCGGACAACACCATGGTGGTGTGCAACATGGAGAACTTCGACCCGGTGGGCGTGCACACCGGCGACTCCATTGTCTTCGCCCCCACCCAGACCCTCACCGACCGCGAGCACGAGATGCTGCGCGACGCCTCGATCGAGATCGTGCGGGCCCTGGGCATCGAGGGTGGCTGCAACGTCCAGCTCGCCCTGGATCCCGATTCCTTCCAGTACTACGTCATCGAGGTCAACCCCCGGGTCTCCCGCTCCTCCGCACTGGCCTCCAAGGCCACCGGCTACCCGATCGCCAAGATCGCGGCGAAGATCGCCGTCGGTCTGACCCTCGACGAGATCCGCAACCCCGTCACCGGCACCACCTGGTCGATGTTCGAGCCGATGCTCGACTACGTCGTCGCGAAGATCCCGCGCTGGCCCTTCGACAAGTTCGCCCGGGCCGATCGGCGGCTGGGGACCCAGATGAAGGCCACCGGCGAGGTGATGTCCATCGGGCGGACCATCGAGGAGTCCCTGCTCAAGGCCGTCCGCTCCCTGGAGATCGGGCTGGACCACATCAACGACCCGGCCGTCACCAACCTGCCCGACGACGTCCTGGAGGAGCACCTGCTCCACGCCCGCGACGACCGGCTGTTCTGCCTGGCCGAGGCGATCCGGCGCGGACGCACCATCGGGGAGCTGCACGAGCAGACCCGCATCGACCTGTTCTTCCTCGACAAGCTGGCCCACATCCTGGAGATCGAGGACCGGCTGAGGGTGACCCCCGGCGACACCGAGTCGCTGTGGATCGCCAAGCGCAACGGATTCTCCGACCCGGCGATCGCCCGCATCTGGGGCATGACCGCCGATCAGGTGCGCGACGCCCGCCTGGCGGCCGGATTCCGGCCGGTCTACAAGATGGTCGACACCTGCGCCGGCGAGTTCGCCTCCGAGACCCCGTACTTCTACTCGACCTACGAGGTGGAGAACGAGTCGGTGCGCTCCGAGCGGCCCTCCATCCTGGTGCTGGGATCCGGGCCCATCCGGATCGGCCAGGGCATCGAGTTCGACTACGCCACCGTGCACTCGGTCAAGGCCATCCAGGCCGCCGGGTACGAGGCCATCATCATGAACTCCAACCCGGAGACGGTCTCCACCGACTTCTCGGTCTCCGACAAGCTGTACTTCCAGCCCCTGACCGTCGAGGACGTCCTGGACGTCATCGAGTTGGAACAGCCCGAAGGGGTCATCGTCCAGTTCGGCGGCCAGACGGCCATCAACCTGGCCGGCCCGCTCGCCGCCCACGGGGTGAGGATCCTCGGAACCCAGCTGGAGGATCTGGACCGCGCCGAGGATCGGGAGGGATTCGAGAAGCTGCTGCACGAGCTGGACATCCCCCAGGCCCCCGGCGGCATGGCCCACAACCCCGCCGAAGCCCTCGACGTCGCCGAAGGCCTCGGCTACCCGGTGCTGGTGCGCCCCTCCTACGTCATCGGCGGACGGGCGATGGCCATCGTCAACAGCGCCCACGAGCTCGAGCGGTACATGCACGAGGCAGTCCACGTCTCTCCCGACCGCCCGATCCTCATCGACCGCTACCTTCAGGGAGCCGAGTGCGAGGTCGACGCGATCTGCGACGGCACCGACGTCGTCATCCCCGGCATCATGGAGCACATCGAGCGGGCCGGGGTGCACTCGGGCGACTCGATGGCGGTCTGCCCGCCGCAGCGGATGAGCCGCCAGGTCAAGGACCGCATCACCGAGGTGACCAGCCGGCTGGCGCTGGGGCTCAACACCCGCGGCATCCTCAACATCCAGTTCGTCGTGATGGACGGCGTGGTCTACGTCATCGAGGCCAATCCGCGGGCCTCGCGCACCGTGCCCTTCCTGTCGAAGGTCACCGGTACCTCGATGGCTCAGGTCGCCACCCGGGTGATTCTGGGGCAGAGCCTGGCCGAGCAGGGCCTGAAGCCCGGCCTGATGCCCGAGTCCCACCGGATCCACGTGAAGTCGCCGGTGTTCAGTTTTTCCAAGCTCGACCTGGTGGATTCCCACCTGGGGCCCGAGATGAAGTCCACCGGCGAGGTGATGGGCTCCGACGACACCGTGGAGAAGGCCCTCTACAAGGTCTTCGAGGGCGCCGGGCTGCACGTCCCCGAGTTCGGCAAGGTGCTCATCACGGTCGCCGACAACGCCAAGCCCGAAGCTCTGGAACTGGCCCGTCGCTTCGACCGGATCGGCTTCCAGCTGGTGGGCACCAAGGGCACCGCCGCGTACTTCCGCGAGGCTGGGCTCAATATCGACGTCGCCCACAAGATCGGCTCCACGGAGGCCGGCAGCACCGAGTCGGTGCTGGACCTCATCGCCCGGGCCGGCTGCGACGCCGTCATCAATGTGATGAGCAACGGCCAGGACACCATCATCGACGGCAAGCAGATCCGCCGGGCGGCGATCGCCCGCGGCATCCCGCTGTTCACCTCCCTGGACACCGCCTCGGCGATCTGCCGGGTGATGGAGTCGCGGGCCTTCTCCACCGAGGTGATCTGA
- a CDS encoding carbamoyl phosphate synthase small subunit, protein MTTRTLLLADGTSYTGEAFGADRQVRAEVVFTTGMTGYQETLTDQSYNGQIVTFSYPLIGNTGINRDDMESLFPTTAGVICREYPRLASNWRNRVSLDEFLKVHDIPGLAGIDTRSLVRRLRTEGVMKGVFLGPDADLETELESLRAADLPTDQVAQVSTRTAYPSPLGGHSVVLFDFGLKHSILRELAKRGCAVTVVPHDISADRVRALAPDGIMLSNGPGDPKSLGGVKQVIRDLQEDYPIFGICLGHQLLCLANGADTFKLPFGHRGFNHPVKDLRTGRIDFTSQNHGFAVDPESIPGTELEVTQIELNDGTVEGIRHTRLPAISVQYHPDAAAGPHDAEHIFDDFIGLMDAHRAANPVPRDMSVPVLQRGAVLRSLMPATEGKN, encoded by the coding sequence ATGACGACCCGCACACTGCTGCTCGCCGACGGGACCAGCTACACCGGGGAGGCCTTCGGGGCCGACCGCCAGGTCCGCGCCGAGGTGGTCTTCACCACCGGGATGACCGGCTACCAGGAGACCCTGACCGACCAGTCCTACAACGGGCAGATCGTCACCTTCTCCTACCCGCTGATCGGCAACACCGGGATCAACCGCGACGACATGGAGTCCCTCTTCCCGACCACCGCCGGGGTGATCTGCCGCGAGTACCCCAGGCTGGCCTCCAACTGGCGCAACAGGGTGAGCCTGGACGAGTTCCTCAAGGTCCACGACATCCCCGGGCTGGCCGGCATCGACACCCGCTCCCTGGTGCGCCGGCTGCGCACCGAGGGGGTCATGAAGGGCGTCTTCCTGGGCCCCGACGCCGACCTGGAGACCGAACTGGAGTCCCTGCGGGCAGCCGACCTGCCCACCGACCAGGTGGCCCAGGTCTCCACCCGCACCGCCTACCCCAGCCCGCTGGGCGGCCACTCGGTGGTGCTCTTCGACTTCGGGCTCAAGCACTCGATCCTGCGCGAGCTCGCCAAGCGCGGCTGCGCCGTCACCGTGGTGCCCCACGACATCAGCGCCGACCGGGTGCGCGCCCTGGCCCCCGACGGCATCATGCTGTCCAACGGCCCCGGGGATCCCAAGAGCCTGGGCGGCGTCAAGCAGGTGATCCGAGACCTCCAGGAGGACTACCCGATCTTCGGGATCTGCCTGGGCCACCAGCTGCTCTGCCTGGCCAACGGGGCCGACACCTTCAAGCTGCCCTTCGGCCACCGCGGCTTCAACCATCCCGTGAAGGACCTGCGCACCGGACGGATCGACTTCACCAGCCAGAACCACGGATTCGCCGTCGACCCCGAGTCGATCCCCGGCACCGAGCTGGAGGTCACCCAGATCGAGCTCAACGACGGCACCGTCGAGGGGATCCGTCACACCCGGCTGCCCGCCATCTCGGTGCAGTACCACCCCGACGCGGCCGCCGGCCCCCACGACGCCGAGCACATCTTCGATGACTTCATCGGCCTCATGGACGCCCACCGCGCCGCCAATCCGGTGCCCCGGGACATGTCGGTGCCCGTCCTGCAACGTGGAGCCGTGCTCCGTTCACTCATGCCCGCCACCGAAGGGAAAAACTGA
- a CDS encoding dihydroorotase, with amino-acid sequence MSGSQMTRTLLTNLTMLEGGVPVPSQVLIDGGRVEAVSRGRTGALDGVEAARLDLGGALLTPGLVDLHDHLREPGQEDKETIATGTAAAARGGWTTVCAMPNTVPDPYSPGLMGELKALIEASAVVKVLPYAPITVGLVSEELVDADALVAAGAVAFSNDGKGVQRAGVMYDAMRAAARHGRPIATHAEDESLMRGGVINDGRRAGELDLPGITRLAETVQVARDLAIAEQTGAHYHLCHASTRESVRALRRARADGVHATTEAAPHHLLLADDDIPGDDGFYKMNPPLRTRDDVEAIIEGLCDGTIDAIATDNAPHTAAEKDCSFRDAAFGVITNEHTFALLYTAFVLTGRFRLDQLVDWLTAAPARAYGLDAGRIRPGGPADLAAFDLRRETVVDPSRFAGKGRNSPFAGRRVLGDCVLTVVDGRTVHNSLDTTTDRKDQA; translated from the coding sequence ATGAGCGGATCACAGATGACCAGAACACTGCTGACGAATCTCACCATGCTCGAGGGCGGGGTACCGGTGCCCTCCCAGGTGCTCATCGACGGCGGCCGGGTCGAGGCCGTCTCACGCGGACGCACCGGGGCGCTGGACGGCGTCGAGGCGGCGCGCCTGGATCTGGGCGGGGCGCTGCTCACCCCCGGCCTGGTCGATCTTCACGACCACCTGCGCGAACCCGGCCAGGAGGACAAGGAGACCATCGCCACCGGCACCGCCGCGGCGGCGCGAGGAGGCTGGACCACCGTCTGCGCGATGCCCAATACCGTCCCCGACCCCTACAGTCCCGGCCTCATGGGCGAGCTCAAAGCCCTCATCGAGGCCTCCGCGGTGGTCAAGGTGCTGCCCTACGCCCCCATCACCGTCGGGCTGGTCAGCGAGGAACTGGTCGACGCCGACGCCCTCGTCGCCGCCGGGGCGGTGGCCTTCTCCAACGACGGCAAGGGGGTGCAGCGGGCCGGGGTGATGTACGACGCCATGCGCGCCGCAGCCCGCCACGGCCGCCCGATCGCCACCCACGCCGAGGACGAGTCCCTGATGCGCGGGGGAGTGATCAACGACGGGCGCCGCGCCGGCGAACTCGACCTCCCCGGCATCACCCGACTCGCCGAGACGGTCCAGGTCGCCCGCGACCTGGCCATCGCCGAGCAGACAGGCGCCCACTATCACCTGTGCCACGCCTCGACCCGCGAATCGGTCCGGGCGCTGCGCCGGGCCCGCGCCGACGGCGTCCACGCCACCACCGAGGCCGCCCCCCACCACCTGCTGCTGGCCGACGACGACATCCCCGGCGATGACGGCTTCTACAAGATGAACCCGCCGCTGCGCACCCGCGACGACGTCGAGGCGATCATCGAGGGACTGTGCGACGGCACCATCGACGCCATCGCCACCGACAACGCCCCCCACACCGCCGCCGAGAAGGACTGCTCCTTCCGCGACGCCGCCTTTGGCGTCATCACCAACGAGCACACCTTCGCCCTGCTCTACACGGCCTTCGTGCTGACCGGCCGATTCCGCCTCGACCAGCTCGTCGACTGGCTCACCGCCGCCCCGGCCCGGGCCTACGGCCTGGACGCCGGTCGGATCAGACCCGGCGGGCCGGCCGACTTGGCCGCCTTCGACCTGAGGCGTGAGACCGTCGTCGACCCCTCGCGGTTCGCCGGGAAGGGCCGCAACAGTCCCTTCGCCGGACGCCGCGTCCTCGGCGACTGCGTGCTGACCGTCGTCGACGGCCGCACCGTCCACAACTCACTCGACACCACCACCGACCGGAAGGACCAGGCATGA
- the pyrR gene encoding bifunctional pyr operon transcriptional regulator/uracil phosphoribosyltransferase PyrR: MDADAMRRALARICYEIIERNHGARYLLLAGVRTRGAHLARRIADRLAEIEDSPVPVVDLDVRAYRDDRDAPGYRAGFPGPNPGLPADLAGTTVVLVDDVLYTGRTTRAAIDAILAVGRPSAVQLAVLVDRGHRELPIRADFVGKNLPTSTEEVVAVRVQEADGGDRVTIRKVLR, encoded by the coding sequence ATGGACGCCGACGCCATGCGCCGGGCGCTCGCCCGGATCTGCTACGAGATCATCGAACGCAACCACGGCGCCCGGTATCTTCTGCTGGCCGGGGTGCGCACCCGCGGAGCCCACCTGGCCCGCCGGATCGCCGATCGGCTCGCCGAGATCGAGGACAGCCCGGTGCCCGTCGTCGACCTGGACGTGCGGGCCTACCGCGACGACCGCGACGCCCCCGGCTACCGCGCCGGATTCCCCGGCCCCAACCCCGGACTGCCCGCCGACCTGGCCGGGACCACCGTCGTGCTGGTCGACGACGTGCTCTACACCGGTCGCACCACCCGCGCCGCGATCGACGCCATCCTGGCGGTCGGCCGGCCCTCCGCCGTGCAGCTGGCGGTGCTGGTGGACCGCGGGCATCGGGAACTGCCCATCCGGGCGGACTTCGTCGGCAAGAACCTGCCCACCTCGACCGAAGAGGTGGTCGCCGTCCGCGTCCAGGAGGCCGACGGCGGCGACCGGGTGACCATCAGGAAGGTGCTGCGATGA